The sequence ACAATAGCCTGCGATAAGTGGATTGCATCAGGTGACTTTTGAATGTTTGACCACGTACCTGAAAGGGATAAATTATGATGGATGAGTCCATCTACTCGAACCATGAATGGCTATAGTCGCTTTCGCCCAACAAGCATTTCTGTTCAAAGAAAACTACAATCGCCACTTACACATAAGCGCTTGATTTAAGGAGGAAAGACTATTAACTCCGAGAACTCCATGATTTAAAGGATTCATCACTGAACGCCAGCTTACTCAATGGATTTTTTGGATCAAATTCCTTCCCTCCAAAGAAGAAGTTATCTCGGATTGATTTGAGCTTTTTAATAACCTGCTTTCGGAGCTTTGAAAAGAGAAACGAAATACGTCTCGAGAGCTCCCAAAACATATTTGATTATATATTGTAAATTGGATTTATCAAAATTATGAGAGAAAATATCACCaccttttataatatttataatatgataTGACATTAGATATGAATCAATGCCATTATTTTTTTATTCTCTATAATGTTGTCCTCTCTTCGTCTAATTGGTCCACCTAATTATGTAAACATAATTCTATAAAATTTTTGTAATTGTAATATTTGCTCAACAAATATTTTGGACACCGAAGACAAAATACATAGATATATCTCTGATAGAGTGCTACATAACTGATCAAATGATTATCTTTTATTAATTCAAATAGAAGagcaaaataaataaacaaaaatataaaaatgaatctAAATAGCAAAATTGTATTTTATCCTCTCTTCTATGCAACTCAACATCACTAATTGATTATTGTACCAAAACAAAAGAATAAAAGGGTTGAAATGATAGAAAAGGAAGTAAAGGGAATGATAGAAAGTTAACAGAAGATGGAGGGGGTAAAGCGAAATTGTAAGTTCTCATTGTTCCTCATAAGTGGGAGACCTTCTAACAAATCGCCCCTGCAAAAACACAATTTGTGACAGTTTTAATATTTGAATTTAACAATTCATTTATGACAATACTTTAACAATTGTAAGTATCTTTCTTTATTCTTTATAATGATAACTCTAAAATCTATTATCGAAATTTATGAAAATGGAATATCAAAAATGAATCTCAAATATCATAAAAGACGAACGATTTAAAAGGGTAAATAGAAAATAGACCTTAGATCTAGGTCGTTGATCAGCATTGACCTTTCTAACATGATATCTAATCTTTTTAGAGAACAACCTCGAGCGCTTCTTCTCCTTATAACGAATAACACTAGCCTCTCTCAACCCTCCATTCTCCGAAAATAAGTCTATTTGAGCCAATCTTGCCTGCCAATTTATGATACAAGAAATATTATAATCGATAGTTCGTGTACTTATTTAAGTATATACTTATTATACATTATACAATATACAACTATATAAACATCTTTTCACTTTATATTATCCTTGTTACAAAAATTACACTGCAAGCATACTATAAGTCCCTTATTTGAATGAAATCAAAAATAACATTACACATCATCACGTGTTATAAAAATACTTACATGAATGTCTTTACCCGGAGACTCTGACCCTGAAATTTCCTCCGGCAACGGCGACCCTTTATCCGACCAAGCACTCAAAACGTTGTCATGATTCAATTTCAGTAGCAATCGAGGCCCGTTTCCATGACCCGAAATCTCCTCCTTAACAACTGGTTTCCTAGATTCGGGTTTCAACTTCATTAACTCCTCCACTTTCTTCTTCTTTTCAATTGGAGCTTTCTTCAATTTTATCGATGCCGGCGACGAAATGTTCATCATATTGATCTCTGGATTGGTCCACCAATTACCATCATCTACATTCCTCAATGCCTTCACACCATTTCTTAATCCTAACCCAAAATTAAACTCTAAATTCCCCCCAAATCCCAACCCCAATGGGTACCCATAACaagtattatgattaaaatcatAATTAAACCCTAAACAAGATTTTTCATTTAAAATTTCATCATTTTCCACTACTGAATTAAAATTAGAATTAGAATTTGAATTCCCCAAGATACTATCAATCCCCTTTTCAATTTCTTCATCAAGAATCGACTCAGTATCAAAATCATCTTCATATCCTTCACTTAATTCCATTGAATTACAACTAGAGCTATAATTCCATCTCCCACTGAGTTCAATTTCTCTTGATTTCGCCTTAATTGGCCTTTCGGTTACCGAAAACGGTAAGAGCAATTTGGGTGGCTCATTGAAGAGATAAGTATGTTTATTTGGAAACTTTGAATGATTATTGTTTTTCTTGGTGATTGAAAAAATGTTGGGGCAAGCGGTAGATAGAAGAGCAGCTGCTTCATTGTAGGTTTGATTGGGTCGTTTTCGTTGGGTTCGAGGTTTTCGAGTGGAGACAGTCAATGGTGAATTACTTGATTCAGAAAGTGTTGAAGATGGAGAAGATGAATGTGAATTTGAGGTTCTACTTGAAGTATTTGATGTGGATTTAACTATATTTTCAAGATCAAATCCATATGCTCTTCCTGTACCTCCTCTTAAACAAGATGACATCTTTATGATTTCAAGAAACCCAACTCAATCACAATATTCACTTGCTCAAATTTTCAAGATTATATATAGAAAATAGAAAAACCCATCAAAACCCAGAATTGAATTATGAAATTTTGGATTCAAGAGTTCAAGAATAAAAAAGTTAGCACcttttacaagaaaaactaaaagcCGAATATATTCAAGAACTTACTACAACTATCTATTTTAATAAATTTATATGGAAAACTTaaataaaatgtaaaaaaaaaaaaaaaaaaaatgagaaaccCAAATTCAAAATTCATTAGAACTGTTGAATATGAAGTAAAAATAGTGGAATCCTAAAACCCTAAAAAGGGCTTATATTTTTGTATGAACAAATGATGGGTTCCTGTGTAACATAAGGAAGAATCCAAATGAAAGAAGATACAAGGattcttttatttttataaaatccaGAAAACGTTATAAAATCAACATTGAATTTACTGAACTAGTATGCAGAAAATGTGTTGTTGGGTGTAAGAAACTTTGTACTTGTAAGCATTTAGCCAAATTAGGAAAGTAAGCAGTTAACAAGATTGAATGCGCACAAATCCCGAAACTTAAGTAACAATTGAATATCAAATATCAAAATTCACATCAAGTTTAAATGGACATCCAAGAAATATAAAGATACAGAATAGAGTCACGGGTGTTTGGAGAAAATGATAAAAAGCGATACAAATCCGCTTGTTATTTTTCCTCAGGGGTAGTATAGTAATTTCACATAAATCTCTATAAAAATTGGGATTGGGTAAGCATGGGTTGCGCAATGGTGAGGGAAAGAAAAAACAGGGGAAGAGATTAGGTTATAGAGTGGCTCATGGTTTGGACCACTCTAGTGTGCTGTGCGTATGCTTGCTTTTGTTTAAGTAGTACGGAGTACATCTTAATTTCTTTCATCTCAATTACGTAGTATTTATTTTATTCTTTTCTACATTTTACTAAAATACCCTTCTAGTAAAGATATCGCTTTCAAGTCAAGTAACCGTTCAATACAATACATTAAATCACACTATCAACAACCCTAAAAATTATCATTAGCAAATTCTTAACTTAATTAATTAGTTGTTCCAAGAATGCCCAAGATCTCAAAATATTTAACATATTCAATTTTAATGAGTCGCTACATCACGTACATTTTGTCAAGAAACGTGAGAAGTTCAAGATCAAAATTCATTATTGATCAAAAAGGTTCACGAAACTGATCAAGAATTTCTATGCAGACGGTTTGTAGCTTCATGTTTGAGGGCATGTTTATTGCGGTCTTAGGTGATTCATGATTTGCaatagtttatttatttatttatttttttgaacagcgattgaGATCACCCGAGAGGGACTAAACCACCCATTGCGATCATCTTCCGTTTCgattatgccgatgcagcgataataaacccgtcccctaaaggaggcagaccaccaaccgctggaccacgtcACAACTTCTCATGATTTGCAATAGTCTCGTGTAAGTTTGATTGGTTGCCCTATATTTCGTCCTTTGGGTTAGTTTAGTTTTTGTTTTTGGGTTTTTTGATTGGCTTCAATTAGTTTGTTTGTTGTCCTTCTTCATTTTTCGTTTGTTTTGACCCGTTTGAAGGGTCGAGTTTGTAGTTCATGTTGTTTATATATAAAGTTATCGTTTTTTGGATAGAAAAAGTCATTAATGAAAAAAAATGTTTAACCAATCAAATCTGTAACAAATATACTACGGAGTAATACGTAACAAATTGTTGATACGTACATTAACTTTGATCGTGTATCTTGCATCCCATCAGGTATATTAATAGATTCGTAAGATTATGAGATTGAAGGTGTATATCTAAGATATCTTTCTGTTAATTCAAAGTTTCTTGTTGAGACATCATGAAAAGTTTTAATGAATTTTGTACCTTTTGTTTTTGAAACAAATAATTAACATGTTGCACAAAATGATGAAAAGGGCTTTCGCACATGaacaaaaagtgttaaaatttttgTCAAAAGTGTGAAAAGTCGCATTGTCCAATAGCATGTCGATCAGGTATTTGTAACATGGTAAATATAACTTTAAacaaatatatatttgtatttcgtAACATTAAATATTCACATTCTCTTTTTAATAAGTGTTTAAAAATGTTTATCACGATTTTCACATGTAATGGCAACATACTATACATACTACATGCCTTAAGTAATAATcgtaagagttttttttttttttttcgtagaATATATTCGATTTGCGAGTAAGACATGGTGAGTTTTACAGAGTAATAGTttatgtaaaaaaaattaaaattaaaaattaaaagaaaagGAAGTTGTGAGTGGGCAATCATGTGCAGATGAAAAAATGATACATTTTAGGATagggagttgatccgtacaccacttATTTTTTGTCATACACCACCAAACTACAATCTTTGACTATTTTACCCTTCTAACTCAAGGCTCTTTTCcctaaattaattatgagaaagggTAAAATAGTCCAAAATTAAATTTTAGTGATGTATGATAAAAAGTAAGTGGCGTACGTATCAGCTCCCTCCCTTTAGGATAACGTGATTCAAAAGGAAATTTAGGTACATGTCAACCCATGCTAAACCCAATAAAGGACTATATTATCTGCTGATATGGCAAACCCTGACTGGCTGAGGTAGATTTCTTATGATGACTTGAATAATATGTGTGGCAGATGGGTGTAATACGTTGCCATCATTACGTTCATTGGCATCTGATTACAACTCATTtctcttttatttatttttgtatgtgttatatttcagtaggcttataactacctttagtggcctggttcaatatattcaaattgaaagaaccaataaaagagagatgtgttgtagaagatataggagagaaagaggttgaagaggtgtgatgtatttaatgtatatgtgtgtttttgtaacttacattatgcacatatatatagtacaaattttactatccatatttgactaattaccatccatatttaactactaaatttacaacactcccccttgaatggtaatttttttaaagagcaattaatactgtctcgttaaaaaccttgctaaagaaaacccagtgggataaaactttagctaagggaaaaagagtgcagcatagagttgactccccctcaagtagacaacgctgagtcgtcacatcttttgaacttgcctcatgccaatattgtgaacgtatgttttgaaaacagcgattgacagtgctttggtataaagatcagcagagttgttgattgaacgtatctcattttaatctggttgtcttttacgagatcttgagtatatgagaagaatctgaggttttcatctgaaactgtatcatctaaatcttttatgtacaagtttgacccatgtgatttgtctacagtctccttcatggtttgctcaaactgttgtttcaattcctattccctttcagtctttttctgagccttaccaatataccattcttttccatcaaacttatgaccgttaagaccgtttatagctttagcgcctcgtcagcatttatgttttgttctgtcatttttgatactcttctttcatttgtactatgtaagctgtattatcttcatagatagttgttgggcttttatagcgttctagtccacaagaatcaataatgatttgtatcattgatcttaactaaaatcattcccgagtagcttcatgtaacgcaatcacttcggcatgatttgatgatgttgcaacaagtgtttgttttgagaacgtcatgatattgcggtgcctccatttaggaatacatatccagtttgagatttagctttatgtagatcagataaataatctgcatctgtataaccaaacaaatcttgtttcgagttgttagaataaaataattataaatcagtagttccccgaaggtatcaaactatttgtttgatcccattccaatgtcttttggtaggggctgagctgaaccttgtcaataaattaactgcaaaaaaaaatgtcagatcttgtataatttgtaagatacataagagccccaattgcactaaaatatggaacttctgaaccaagaagatcttcatgatcttctagaggatgaaatggattagtatcaatattaagatctaacaaccatatgagtacttaatggtttttgtcttgtccatattaaaatattttaaaatcttttcggtataagttgtttgatgtataagtaagttattagttatatgctcaatatgtaaatcaacgtaatacttgatttttttttttaaaatctttctttagaagttgaatggcttcatagatttctttatttaagataattgatataaacatctatgatcacatatccgaacattgtttttataaaacacacgtgcaaataagtttatatgtatacccttttcttatcaagtaataatttaatcgattataccacatacgtcccgattatataaacccatttagaaatctttgtgattttatggaatatattcccttgtgttttgcattagatgcttatgataccttaacccttcaggtatattcatatatatatcactattaagtgatccatacagataagtagtaacaacatccatgagatgcatttaaataactaccaggttgattaagtatctaataagtaattgtattcattataggaggataagtttttctcctaattcatttctggtctttgtgggaaatcttgagttacaagtctagttttgccttgtaacttcatttgcacatttcttttcggataaaa comes from Rutidosis leptorrhynchoides isolate AG116_Rl617_1_P2 chromosome 4, CSIRO_AGI_Rlap_v1, whole genome shotgun sequence and encodes:
- the LOC139904076 gene encoding protein CHLOROPLAST IMPORT APPARATUS 2; amino-acid sequence: MSSCLRGGTGRAYGFDLENIVKSTSNTSSRTSNSHSSSPSSTLSESSNSPLTVSTRKPRTQRKRPNQTYNEAAALLSTACPNIFSITKKNNNHSKFPNKHTYLFNEPPKLLLPFSVTERPIKAKSREIELSGRWNYSSSCNSMELSEGYEDDFDTESILDEEIEKGIDSILGNSNSNSNFNSVVENDEILNEKSCLGFNYDFNHNTCYGYPLGLGFGGNLEFNFGLGLRNGVKALRNVDDGNWWTNPEINMMNISSPASIKLKKAPIEKKKKVEELMKLKPESRKPVVKEEISGHGNGPRLLLKLNHDNVLSAWSDKGSPLPEEISGSESPGKDIHARLAQIDLFSENGGLREASVIRYKEKKRSRLFSKKIRYHVRKVNADQRPRSKGRFVRRSPTYEEQ